One Bradysia coprophila strain Holo2 chromosome IV unlocalized genomic scaffold, BU_Bcop_v1 contig_144, whole genome shotgun sequence DNA window includes the following coding sequences:
- the LOC119071418 gene encoding piggyBac transposable element-derived protein 4-like encodes MAKVQKGCKDYFTDTEESDFEFSESDESDSDDDSEFLLESEEESFLDEQPKSAKRSIPKKAVIPKRQPYSRLPQKPLEKARLQNESNSRSRNVKDKQNLSTHEWTSERAPPPMFEFNETPGLKLPSGICDTPSQFIDLFLDDTFLELLVVETNKYAKATIEAKEAKGELKPHSRLKAWTDTNREEMKIFLGLFLHMGALSLPSIPHYWCENELYKTSFWRDRMSRNRFQLILRFLHFADNLQQNDDRLYKINPVLHHFNSTMNKIYSPKRELCIDESMVLWRGRLLFRQYMKDKRHPYGIKLYELCESSGIVLKIQIYAGKSTATITTEEGTSVTAQVVLDLMDGFLYKGHILYTDNFYNSVPLTKTLTSKSTYLCGTLRSNRKENPKEVVKQKLMRGELSYLRSDSVIVCKWRDKRDVLTISNMHEVELVDVPNRNGKISTKPNIIRDYNLGMGGIDRADQMMSYYSSERKTVRWYKKLGIHFIEAFIQNAYWMHMSNHSDEKTSLLDFREIIVKHLAGKPTKGVADQSQNCKGNKLDNRTGKFHYLDSLPPTKNKQFPTKQCAQCSKNKRKETRYFCPVCPEQPALCVVNCFKEYHLTHSTKKN; translated from the coding sequence atggcAAAAGTTCAAAAGGGATGCAAGGATTATTTCACGGATACGGAAGAATcggattttgaattttctgaaTCTGATGAATCCGATTCTGATGATGACtctgaatttttattggaatcGGAGGAAGAAAGCTTTCTGGACGAGCAACCTAAATCTGCAAAACGTTCCATTCCGAAAAAGGCTGTGATACCGAAACGACAACCTTATTCACGTCTTCCTCAAAAGCCACTGGAGAAAGCCAGACTACAAAATGAAAGCAACAGTCGTTCTCGAAATGTgaaagataaacaaaatttatcaacTCATGAATGGACTTCAGAACGTGCACCCCCGCCAATGTTTGAATTCAATGAGACACCAGGACTGAAATTACCGAGTGGAATTTGTGACACTCCAAGTCAATTTATAGATTTGTTTCTCGATGACACTTTCTTGGAGTTATTGGTCGTAGAAACGAACAAATATGCAAAAGCGACAATTGAAGCCAAAGAGGCCAAAGGTGAACTGAAACCACATTCCCGCCTGAAGGCTTGGACTGATACGAATAgagaagaaatgaaaatatttcttggcCTGTTTCTTCATATGGGAGCGTTATCCTTGCCGTCTATTCCACATTATTGGTGTGAAAATGAATTGTACAAGACTTCATTCTGGCGAGATCGAATGAGTCGCAATCGTTTTCAACTGATTCTTCGATTTTTGCATTTTGCTGATAATTTACAGCAAAATGATGACCGGTTGTACAAAATCAACCCTGTATTGCATCATTTCAATTCAACgatgaataaaatatattcgCCGAAAAGAGAACTTTGTATAGATGAGTCAATGGTGCTATGGCGAGGACGACTATTATTTCGACAATATATGAAAGACAAGCGACATCCATATGGCATAAAGTTGTACGAGTTGTGTGAATCGTCGGGAATTGTGTTGAAAATTCAGATTTATGCCGGTAAATCAACTGCAACAATTACGACAGAAGAAGGAACAAGTGTCACAGCGCAAGTAGTATTGGATTTGATGGATGGCTTTCTGTATAAAGGCCACATTCTGTATACAGATAATTTCTACAACTCGGTTCCCCTCACTAAAACACTTACCAGTAAATCCACATACCTATGCGGTACCTTACGAAgcaacagaaaagaaaatccgAAGGAAGTGGTCAAACAAAAGCTTATGCGGGGCGAGCTGTCGTATTTACGTTCTGATTCGGTTATCGTTTGTAAATGGAGAGACAAAAGAGATGTCCTCACAATCTCAAATATGCATGAAGTTGAATTAGTCGATGTACCGAACCGCAACGGAAAAATTTCAACGAAGCCGAATATTATCCGAGACTATAATTTGGGTATGGGTGGGATAGACCGAGCCGACCAGATGATGTCATATTATTCATCTGAAAGAAAAACGGTGCGCTGGTACAAGAAGTTGGGTATCCATTTTATTGAAGCGTTTATTCAAAATGCATACTGGATGCACATGTCGAACCACAGCGACGAAAAGACGAGTCTGTTGGACTTCCGCGAGATCATTGTAAAGCATTTGGCTGGAAAACCGACGAAAGGTGTTGCTGATCAGAGTCAAAACTGCAAAGGAAACAAACTGGATAACCGAACAGGCAAATTTCACTATTTGGATTCACTACCTCCGactaaaaacaaacaatttccaaCCAAGCAATGTGCTCAATGCTCAAAGAATAAACGCAAAGAAACCCGGTATTTCTGCCCAGTGTGCCCCGAACAACCAGCCTTATGTGTGGTGAATTGCTTCAAGGAATACCACTTGACTCactcaactaaaaaaaattga